In the genome of Populus nigra chromosome 9, ddPopNigr1.1, whole genome shotgun sequence, one region contains:
- the LOC133703091 gene encoding disease resistance protein RPM1-like: MAESAVSLVIDKLAPLLVQGVQLLKGVYKEVLDIKDDLEAIRAFLKDADSKAEKEGVSESVKVWVKQAREVAYQIEDVIDEYKTLHVAQHRDRRVFAGFLTKVSSLVRKLPLRHKIASDIYGVRKTLQRIKDRSEGFRFASSEQGGSSNIVLHDPRLGSLFIEDSELVGIESTKDELISLLVSGECQRTVIAVVGMGGVGKTTLAKKVYDSHVVKQHFQCHAWITVSQSYDRVELLRSTLKKLYEAKKEPFPEAFVTMDDLSLIDELRKYLQQERYLVVFDDVWEIRFWGDVEHALVDNNKGSKILATTRNEDVANFCRRSSLVHVYQMKSLPQREAWELFCKKAFKFDFEGNCPKDLEELSQDIVRRCGGLPLAIVAVGGLLATKERVISEWQKLVNSLDSTMASDPHVENVTKILSLSFHDLPYDLKACFLYFGMLPEDFSIKRTRIIRLWVAQGFVQEKRGLTLEEAAEECLNGLIRRSLVQVDEASMKGIPTTCRVHDLVRDVILSRSEELSFGHVSWNSSALEGIARHMSISKGGSDNPKGSTRSQTRSVMVFCGAKLQKPIIDAIFEKCKLLTTLDFEKCPIDEIPKELGNLLHLKYLSLRDTLVSNLPKSIGKLQNLEFLDLSDSLVERLPVEVNRFPKLRYLLGEPKQGYGFVVRGSLGQLELLQTLYLINAGFHHEWELINEIGMLKRLRKLGIMNMKTEYGRDLCVALENMPHLRSLWVGSEGYGDAILDLQAMSSPPLHLQSLILWGKLERLPEWISRLHHLAKLRLTLTMLMDGDSIKVLQALPNLRFLRFIRGYNEEKMHFEGGGFQKLKSLRLAGMTELNTMIIDQGAMPLLEKLEIGFCQSLKEVPSGIQHLKNLKQLSLAKMSDEFNERLSPNNGQDYWIVKHVPVLQYDGTYDPDDESSYGAWVKLWFG; the protein is encoded by the coding sequence ATGGCAGAGTCAGCAGTGAGTCTTGTAATTGACAAGTTGGCTCCATTGCTAGTTCAAGGGGTGCAACTATTGAAAGGTGTTTACAAAGAAGTTTTAGATATCAAAGATGATCTGGAGGCCATCAGAGCTTTTCTGAAAGATGCAGACTCAAAGGCTGAGAAAGAAGGTGTGAGCGAAAGTGTGAAAGTATGGGTAAAGCAAGCAAGGGAAGTTGCTTATCAGATTGAAGATGTCATCGACGAATATAAGACGCTTCATGTGGCACAACATCGTGATCGGCGTGTATTCGCGGGCTTCTTAACTAAAGTCTCTTCCTTGGTTCGGAAATTGCCTCTACGCCATAAGATCGCATCAGACATTTATGGTGTTAGAAAAACTCTTCAGAGAATCAAGGACAGAAGTGAAGGATTCCGGTTCGCATCTTCAGAGCAGGGAGGCTCAAGTAACATTGTCTTGCATGATCCTCGATTAGGTTCTCTTTTCATTGAAGATTCCGAGCTTGTTGGCATTGAATCTACAAAAGATGAATTGATAAGCCTCTTGGTAAGCGGAGAATGTCAGAGGACAGTGATCGCGGTGGTTGGAATGGGAGGAGTGGGAAAAACCACTCTTGCAAAGAAAGTATATGACAGCCACGTAGTGAAACAACACTTTCAATGCCATGCTTGGATTACTGTATCTCAATCATACGATAGGGTGGAACTCTTAAGGAGCACGTTAAAGAAATTATATGAAGCTAAGAAAGAGCCTTTTCCTGAGGCCTTTGTCACAATGGACGATTTATCGTTGATTGATGAACTTAGAAAATATTTACAACAAGAACGGTATTTAGTTGTATTCGATGATGTGTGGGAAATCCGCTTCTGGGGAGATGTGGAGCATGCCTTGGTGGATAACAACAAAGGTAGCAAAATACTGGCCACGACAAGAAATGAGGATGTTGCTAACTTTTGCAGGAGATCTTCATTGGTTCATGTCTATCAGATGAAATCTCTCCCTCAACGAGAAGCTTGGGAACTCTTCTGCAAAAAGGCATTCAAGTTTGATTTTGAAGGGAATTGTCCAAAAGATTTGGAGGAATTGTCGCAAGACATTGTTAGAAGATGCGGAGGATTGCCACTGGCAATTGTGGCTGTTGGTGGACTTCTAGCAACCAAAGAAAGGGTCATTTCAGAATGGCAAAAATTGGTCAATAGTCTTGATTCTACAATGGCGAGTGATCCTCATGTTGAGAATGTCACTAAAATTCTCTCCCTCAGTTTTCACGACCTCCCTTACGACCTCAAAGCATGTTTCTTGTATTTCGGGATGCTTCCCGAAGATTTCTCCATTAAACGTACAAGAATAATTCGATTATGGGTGGCTCAAGGTTTTGTACAAGAAAAACGAGGATTGACATTAGAAGAAGCCGCGGAAGAGTGCTTGAATGGACTCATTCGTCGAAGTCTAGTCCAAGTAGATGAAGCTAGCATGAAAGGAATCCCCACAACATGTCGAGTGCATGATCTGGTACGGGACGTCATTCTTTCCAGGTCAGAAGAATTAAGTTTCGGCCATGTTTCTTGGAATTCCTCAGCTTTGGAAGGCATAGCACGACACATGTCCATAAGCAAGGGAGGAAGTGACAATCCAAAGGGAAGCACCAGGTCTCAAACTCGCTCTGTCATGGTCTTCTGCGGGGCAAAGCTGCAAAAGCCAATAATTGATGCAATATTTGAAAAATGTAAGCTTTTGACCACATTAGATTTTGAAAAGTGTCCGATAGATGAAATTCCAAAAGAGTTGGGAAATTTGCTGCACCTGAAGTATTTAAGCTTAAGAGATACACTGGTGTCAAATCTTCCAAAATCAATTGGAAAGCTGCAAAACCtagagttcttagacttgagtGATTCCTTGGTGGAAAGGTTGCCAGTTGAGGTTAACAGATTCCCTAAATTGCGATATCTTTTGGGTGAACCTAAACAGGGTTATGGGTTCGTTGTACGTGGTAGCCTAGGGCAGTTAGAGCTGTTGCAAACACTCTATTTAATTAATGCAGGTTTCCATCATGAATGGGAGTTAATTAATGAGATTGGAATGTTGAAGCGATTGAGGAAACTGGGGATCATGAATAtgaaaactgaatatggaagggATCTATGCGTTGCGCTAGAGAATATGCCTCACCTGCGGTCGCTTTGGGTTGGTTCAGAGGGTTATGGGGATGCAATTCTTGACTTGCAGGCAATGTCTTCTCCTCCTCTTCACCTCCAATCTCTCATTCTTTGGGGGAAATTAGAAAGGCTGCCTGAGTGGATTTCCAGACTGCACCATCTAGCTAAATTGAGATTGACTCTTACTATGTTGATGGATGGTGATTCGATTAAAGTCCTACAAGCTTTGCCCAATTTAAGATTTCTTAGGTTCATTCGTGGATACAATGAAGAGAAGATGCATTTTGAAGGAGGAGGGTTTCAGAAACTCAAGTCTCTACGACTTGCAGGCATGACTGAATTGAATACAATGATAATAGACCAAGGAGCAATGCCCCTTCTTGAAAAACTAGAAATAGGTTTTTGCCAGAGTCTGAAGGAGGTGCCTTCTGGGATACAACACTTGAAAAATCTCAAACAGCTATCATTGGCAAAGATGTCAGATGAGTTCAATGAGAGATTGTCACCCAATAATGGCCAAGACTACTGGATAGTGAAACATGTACCAGTTCTCCAATACGACGGCACTTACGATCCTGATGATGAAAGTTCTTATGGAGCATGGGTGAAGCTCTGGTTTGGGTAG